Proteins encoded by one window of Aspergillus puulaauensis MK2 DNA, chromosome 4, nearly complete sequence:
- a CDS encoding GOLPH3/VPS74 family protein (BUSCO:EOG092631QQ;~COG:U;~EggNog:ENOG410PJ67;~InterPro:IPR008628,IPR038261;~PFAM:PF05719;~go_function: GO:0070273 - phosphatidylinositol-4-phosphate binding [Evidence IEA]), with the protein MASAGGLTRRRGVGRATGSDENDDSRVSSPVSRNNSAMDNRIPETSYTNSENGHKIAFDPRDISETEERSKQPKLTLMEEVLLLGLKDKQGYLSFWNENISYALRGCIVIELALRGRVAMQKDSSRRRFPLADRVIEVIDDTMTGEVLLDEALKMMKSSERMSVNSWIDLMSGETWNLMKIGYQLKQVRERLAKGLVDKGILRTEKRNFLLFDMATHPVADGGAKEDLNRRVRNICSSRTVLLPGNQWLPEETEFRYLRTITMVCAAYAANVLENALVTMSHEARERAFAQVDELLAEYSQWPFARRPGGSQSVGANLAQAINDEVNKGSGDKEVQLEVVAACLSVFTRLDSLL; encoded by the exons ATGGCCTCAGCCGGGGGCTTGACTCGTCGGAGAGGTGTCGGTCGAGCCACTGGCTCAGACGAGAACGATGACAGCAGAGTCTCCTCGCCTGTCTCCCGGAACAACTCCGCAATGGACAACCGCATCCCCGAGACGTCATACACGAACTCAGAAAATGGGCATAAGATTGCCTTCGATCCCAGGGATATCAGCGAGACAGAGGAACGGAGCAAGCAACCAAAGCTAACGCTCATGGAAGAGGTGCTTCTGCTTGGACTGAAGGACAAACAG GGTTACTTGTCTTTCTGGAACGAAAACATTTCCTACGCTTTACGAGGATGCATCGTCATCGAGCTGGCTCTCCGCGGTCGGGTTGCCATGCAGAAGGACTCTTCTCGACGAAGGTTCCCCTTGGCCGACCGGGTAATTGAAGTTATTGACGACACAATGACGGGGGAAGTCTTGCTGGACGAGGcattgaagatgatgaagtcgaGTGAGAGGATGAGCGTGAACTCCTGGATCGACCTGATGAGCG GCGAAACATGGAACTTGATGAAAATTGGATATCAACTGAAACAAGTACGCGAGCGTCTCGCCAAGGGCCTTGTAGACAAAGGCATTCTCCGGACCGAAAAACGgaacttccttctcttcgatATGGCTACTCACCCCGTTGCTGATGGCGGCGCCAAAGAAGACCTCAACCGACGGGTGCGCAATATCTGCAGCAGTCGCACTGTGCTTCTCCCAGGAAACCAATGGCTCCCCGAAGAGACCGAGTTTCGCTACCTGCGCACTATTACTATGGTGTGCGCCGCCTACGCAGCGAACGTGTTGGAGAATGCGCTGGTCACAATGAGCCATGAGGCTCGCGAAAGAGCTTTTGCACAGGTAGATGAACTACTTGCCGAGTACTCTCAATGGCCATTTGCGCGGCGCCCTGGTGGCTCCCAGTCCGTTGGGGCCAATCTGGCCCAAGCGATCAACGACGAAGTGAACAAGGGTTCCGGTGACAAGGAGGTTCAACTCGAG GTTGTCGCTGCCTGTTTGAGCGTTTTCACTAGACTTGATTCTCTACTTTAA
- a CDS encoding NADP-dependent oxidoreductase (COG:C;~EggNog:ENOG410PWYZ;~InterPro:IPR011032,IPR020843,IPR036291;~go_function: GO:0016491 - oxidoreductase activity [Evidence IEA]), with protein sequence MKPAKRRSTTMDEQTFVPDTMRALYWCPASTALRDNTSLENPRVDSETVFDMDFPTPKPSPCQYLIKVQTAAFSHDELRLEKELNPSKSIPQVPVHNFCGTVISTPSKDHEKPEGPMFKVDEVVFGLVDYSQDGAAADYVLTTEDQIAHKPQNISAAEAATIPLPALTAWQALFKYAGIDPTQVKDKGSKQLRVLITNAHRSEVGTQALHLLRSRELFPRHRPWICATCSSEDNANEMRQLSQADETILIPDPIPKDFDLTATFCRNKWGPVDVVLDCTGEGILQQSNNPAVIKDGGAILTAVDANPVLNINPIKSDGKPQTRFVHVEPDGKTLELIANMVEENNVRGRVENVVDLINSAGVLSADAAAVGGEQRGGIFVIRVN encoded by the coding sequence ATGAAGCCTGCCAAACGACGCTCTACGACAATGGACGAACAAACCTTTGTCCCAGATACAATGAGGGCTCTATACTGGTGTCCTGCCTCCACGGCTCTCCGCGACAACACTTCTCTGGAGAATCCCAGAGTAGACTCGGAAACGGTTTTCGACATGGACTTTCCTACTCCAAAGCCGTCACCATGCCAGTACTTGATTAAAGTACAGACAGCTGCATTTTCGCACGACGAACTCAGACTCGAAAAAGAGCTTAACCCGTCGAAGTCCATACCACAAGTCCCTGTACATAACTTCTGCGGCACAGTCATCAGCACTCCTTCCAAAGACCATGAGAAGCCAGAAGGTCCGATGTTCAAAGTAGACGAGGTTGTCTTTGGACTGGTTGACTATTCTCAGGACGGCGCAGCGGCCGACTACGTTCTTACAACGGAAGATCAAATCGCCCACAAACCCCAGAATATATCCGCTGCGGAAGCAGCTACCATACCTCTGCCGGCCCTCACAGCCTGGCAAGCTCTCTTCAAGTATGCCGGCATCGATCCCACGCAAGTTAAAGACAAGGGTAGCAAACAATTACGCGTCCTTATCACAAACGCTCACCGCAGTGAGGTCGGAACCCAAGCTCTTCACCTCCTCCGATCTCGAGAACTATTCCCTCGCCATCGTCCTTGGATCTGTGCAACATGTTCCTCGGAAGACAACGCAAACGAGATGCGCCAGCTTTCGCAGGCTGACGAGACCATCCTGATTCCCGACCCCATCCCCAAGGACTTCGATCTCACAGCCACCTTCTGCCGCAACAAATGGGGCCCTGTCGACGTCGTCCTCGACTGCACAGGTGAGGGCATCCTCCAACAatccaacaaccccgccGTTATCAAAGACGGCGGCGCCATCCTAACAGCCGTGGATGCGAATCCCGTCCTGAACATAAACCCAATAAAGAGCGACGGCAAGCCACAGACCCGGTTCGTACACGTCGAACCAGACGGCAAGACCCTAGAGCTGATAGCCAATATGGTCGAGGAGAATAACGTTCGTGGCCGCGTTGAGAATGTCGTTGATCTGATCAATAGCGCGGGCGTTCTTTCTGCTGACGCTGCggctgttggtggtgagCAACGAGGTGGGATTTTTGTTATTCGGGTGAACTGA
- a CDS encoding phosphatidate phosphatase App1 family protein (COG:D;~EggNog:ENOG410PIZ1;~InterPro:IPR019236;~PFAM:PF09949), with product MSSPVQTKDPAIPQKMERFSSSLKRYSSIIRMASNTLLRQPSQVANAHQNTVWLMDNTAYRHPASHVSGEPHSWRVEVVACVFRKDSRRDVSKFVAVIADLIGLDGAVGTEKEIRRRIAQRLQPFLYQVVPGHSMMLELPLPNHTTQIHQIGPTEDNGIISQVVNTGVRHIADGTRVRAHIRGVKDRASMETTFAGPEGWLVVSDIDDTIKYTKTSDTTGIIRTTFAEEPRPIAGMPQLYSRIESRFEPTWFYLSASPYNLYPFLREFLHDNFSRGTLILRDSSWLDISELVKSFTVNTQEYKVDRIRKIRKWFPHRRALCIGDSTQTDPEAYAEIYKRHPEWIHAIFIRKVMDVPHMEERNSPKRFADAFRDVPKHIWRVFEHPKEVYHALDEIRARDSASFYP from the coding sequence AGCCTTCGCAGGTTGCAAATGCCCACCAAAATACGGTCTGGTTGATGGATAACACTGCCTACCGACACCCAGCGTCGCATGTATCCGGTGAACCTCATTCATGGCGTGTCGAGGTTGTGGCCTGCGTGTTCCGAAAAGATAGCAGACGAGATGTGAGTAAGTTTGTCGCTGTGATCGCAGATCTCATTGGACTCGACGGGGCCGTCGGCACAGAAAAGGAGATCCGCCGTCGGATTGCGCAGCGTCTACAGCCTTTCCTATACCAAGTCGTTCCGGGTCACTCGATGATGCTAGAGTTACCTCTACCCAACCACACCACTCAAATTCACCAAATTGGACCCACAGAAGACAATGGTATTATCTCGCAGGTGGTGAACACCGGCGTCCGACACATAGCAGACGGGACCCGAGTACGGGCTCACATTCGAGGTGTGAAGGACAGGGCATCGATGGAAACGACATTTGCTGGGCCAGAAGGCTGGCTGGTCGTATCCGACATCGATGATACAATCAAATACACCAAGACGTCGGATACAACTGGGATAATCCGCACGACTTTCGCGGAAGAACCGAGACCCATTGCGGGCATGCCTCAGCTATATTCTCGGATAGAGTCACGGTTCGAACCCACATGGTTCTACCTTTCTGCGTCGCCGTATAATTTGTACCCTTTCCTTCGAGAATTCCTGCACGACAATTTCAGCCGGGGAACACTCATTCTTCGAGATTCCTCCTGGCTGGACATTAGCGAACTGGTCAAGTCATTCACTGTGAACACACAGGAATACAAGGTCGACCGCATTAGGAAAATCCGGAAGTGGTTTCCGCACCGGCGAGCGCTCTGCATTGGAGACTCCACCCAAACGGACCCTGAGGCTTACGCAGAAATCTACAAACGACATCCCGAGTGGATCCATGCTATTTTCATTCGAAAGGTCATGGATGTGCCTCATATGGAGGAACGTAACTCGCCGAAAAGGTTTGCGGATGCCTTTAGGGATGTTCCGAAGCATATCTGGCGGGTGTTCGAGCACCCAAAAGAAGTCTACCACGCACTGGATGAAATCAGAGCGAGAGATAGCGCAAGCTTCTATCCTTAA